A window of Candidatus Hydrogenedentota bacterium genomic DNA:
TAGTGCTATGCCTGCATAGTCCCGCTAGTAACTTAAGCATTTCATCTTCTTGGGGGCAGTGCCTAAATGGAAATTCCAGATTTTTATGATGACCGGGAGCAGACTCTAGTCAAGCACGTAGTCCTCAGGACTTACCTTGAGCGCTTCGCGCACATCATTGGCAATTGGTGCAAATCAATAACGTATATTGATTGTTTCTCAGGCCCTTGGGAGTCCAGAGATGTCGCGCTCTCAGATACCTCATTTGGAATTGCCATTAAAGAACTAACGAAAGCAAGGGACGACCTGAGAGAGTCTCCTCTCAAGAAGAAGATGCGAGTGCGCTGTTGCTTTGTGGAGAAGGACCAAACTGCGGCGTCAAGGTTGCGTAGTTTCGCTGAGAGTGTGCCAGATGTCGAAATCAGAATTGTCAACAACACCTTTCAGGCGTCCATTCCTGAGATTCTTGAGTTCGTCAAGGCCGACCCAGATACGTTTGCTTTTTACTTTATCGACCCCAAAGGTTGGACTGGTTTCGACATGTCCACAATCAAACCGCTTTTTGCAAACACACGCTCAGAAGTCCTCGTCAACTTCATGTCCTATCACATAAATAGGTTCATCAGAGTACCCGATTATGCCGACAGCTTCATTGGTCTGTATGGTTGCCACGATTTCTTATCGCGTATTGACGAACAATCTTCTGGGCGCGATTCGATTGAAGCGATGGTTCAAGTCTACTGCGACAATCTGAGGAAGTCCGGGGCATTTGAATTTGTGAGTTCTGCGTATGTAATTCACAGGGATATGGACTGCAAACACTATCACTTGATCTATGGCACCAGAAATATTAGGGGACTCGAGGAGTTCAGGAAAGCCGAGAGGAATGCCATGGAAGTTATGGAGCACGCTCGCAACCAAGTCAGGCAAAGAAGAGCCCTGGAGAGTGGTCAAGGGGAATTGTTCGGCAGTGAAGAGATCCAAGAGAGATGGCCGTACTATGAAGAGTTGCGAGAAACACAACTCAAAGCTACGCGTTCTGCACTTTTCGCGAAGCTCAAGGAGGACAAACGAGTTTCATTTGATGAATTCTGGAAGTTCTCTCTCCACTTTCCGTTGGTTTGGCACTCTGATGTCAGTAACTGGATTAAGGAGTGGAGGAAGTCTGATGGTCTTCAGATAGTTGGTTTGGCTTCAGGTGAGCGCACTCCTAAGTTTGGGAAGAATCACTCACTTGTGTTGTTGAAGTAGCCCAAATTCAGGCAC
This region includes:
- the tcmP gene encoding three-Cys-motif partner protein TcmP, with product MEIPDFYDDREQTLVKHVVLRTYLERFAHIIGNWCKSITYIDCFSGPWESRDVALSDTSFGIAIKELTKARDDLRESPLKKKMRVRCCFVEKDQTAASRLRSFAESVPDVEIRIVNNTFQASIPEILEFVKADPDTFAFYFIDPKGWTGFDMSTIKPLFANTRSEVLVNFMSYHINRFIRVPDYADSFIGLYGCHDFLSRIDEQSSGRDSIEAMVQVYCDNLRKSGAFEFVSSAYVIHRDMDCKHYHLIYGTRNIRGLEEFRKAERNAMEVMEHARNQVRQRRALESGQGELFGSEEIQERWPYYEELRETQLKATRSALFAKLKEDKRVSFDEFWKFSLHFPLVWHSDVSNWIKEWRKSDGLQIVGLASGERTPKFGKNHSLVLLK